The following DNA comes from Plasmodium coatneyi strain Hackeri chromosome 9, complete sequence.
CAGCAGGGTGAACTTTGCAGCGATGTTGACACGATAAATTTgatgaaataattttaaaatgtaaaaaaaaaaaataaaaataaaaaaatcgtTGAATGTACGAGTAATACGTTCACATGTGCctgtctatttttttaaaaagataGTTGTCTACACGGACTGAATGTTATATGTTCGTATGGCCAAACCGAGTGTCCACGCGGAGTCCTGTGTATCCATAgcgtttttcccattttgatcattttattttttcctttttcccatcTGGAAATACCACGCCGTGTACGTATTTACGCGCACCTGCATCTGCGGCACGAAGTAGACATTCCGCGTGTGCGAAAATGTGATCAAACGATTTATGCTCCATTTATGCTCCATTTTGCgcctatttttccttccccgcTACACAACGTGCATGTGGTTCCCCTGCGCAGAACTcacatgcattttttatgtcctcACGCGTGTTTACACAATTCACCATTTGAATGTGCGCTTAACACGTGAATAACGTTATCTGCAAAATTACGCGCGTTGGAAAAGGTGCGCAGCACATGTTTTATATTTCACCTGTTGCCATTTGCATATGTAATAGACatatacgttttttttttttttttttttttttttttttttttcgccacGGAGAAATTTCTGGTTTGCCTCCTGTCTGCAGAAATTTCCCCCTTACAACACCCccgtttctgttttttccccaagcGATCTGCTTAAATTGATGATCATTTGGCTTTTCGCCACTTCACATGTTCACCACCGACGCTTTTACAAAAACGcagttgtttttttattcaagGGGGAGGGCAGCAAAAATAGCATTTTTCCCataaatgaacatttttttttaaaaaataaaaagataaAGTGCCTTCCGTCCACATATATAGTGCGTGATAGGGCAGCGTGGCACATGGTGGCACAGATGTtatcgtaatttttttttctcatttcggGGGGGcattttctctttccatATGCATGtctgcaagaaaaaaaacattcgaAATTTATAGGCCGCTTGGTGTTGCGTGATTGGCTACTTTGCAATTTTCGATTTGTGATTTTTGCCACGCATATTTGCACCCATTTTGTCATACATTCCGCCCCCCATTTTCGACGGCGGCCCCTTTTCAAAACCACGCCTCTACCCGCAGACCACCAAGCACTTCAATTTTTAtgcgttaatttttttttaaattcataaTTTCCCTtctatttccattttgcctATTTTAGCTTGTGCCCATATTTTTCTCCGTTCTTCACTGTCTTACGATTATATCTGCTCTTTCAAAATTATTGCTGTTCATGGGCATCATTTAAcattatttctttccttttcttttttttctcctctctTCATACCATCACAGTGTACATTGGGGTCAACCAAATAGGGTCAGTGGCTACCTTGCGCCGCTTATGCCTCTTCGTAGGTTTGTATGCCCCTATGGTTGTCCGTTTGTACGTACATTTGTATGGGCAGATGCATAGGCACATACAAACACACTCGTAGGGCCTTCACGTGGCCTACATGTTAGTGTGACCCATATTTTACTGCATCGATagtggcaattttttttcttttaatttctccTCCTGCCGTTTTACGCTAAATGCTAATTTTAGTTTAACCGAGTgaaccttttcttttcatagAATATTCTTCCAAGccgctgaaaaaaaaaaaaaaaaaaaaaaaatccttttgCCTAACTGAATTAATAAATgtggattattttttttttttccatttttgtacataAATCACTGTCTCTTCTGAAGAATAAGTACACTAGCTCACACGTGATTACTGCCCCGTCGCGAGGAAACGTGCATGCATgcgtacacacacacgtacacacacacgtacacacacacgtacacacacacgtacatacacgcgtacatatatacatacgtacagcATAGCCAAGGCCGAATTCATGGCGCGATATGGAAGTAGAGTATATAAACACTGCACCCATTAGAGCATCTATACCGCGTTTTTTCTCGCCCCTCCCTCCGCAATTTCCCACAGCAGCGCAttccatttgttcttcccattttatgcCTACTACATTTGAAGAATCATCTGCGGGGGTAGATATCGCCATATATGTGCTGTACCCTCCAATGGTGTAGTCCAAAACAGACACGCTTTAAgtgacatatatatttgtacgtATAATTACTATTTTGtatggcaatttttttttttccttttttatcgCAACATAAAAGAGGACCTAGGAGAATACACTTTTTGCGAACCCTCCTAGGAAAATTTATAACGCCTAGCGCACCGGCTGTACGCCTACGTATCTGGACCTGTGTACGCGAAAATTTTGCATGCCGATTAATAATGTACTCACACGAATTGATTCTTTGCATGTAGAAATGTAGTGAGCCGCGTTTCTAATTCCCATTTGGTGCGCAAAAGTTTGGCGTACCCCCAAGCGGCAGCAGCGCCgcttttaattaaataattttccaccctccttttttttgtcttcctacggaataattttatttttaaaatcaaTTCACCAGTGAACCATTTTTGTCACACAAGGCTGTGGACTACCCGAAAgaggaaagcaaaaaattaaaaagaaaaaaatggaaaaaaaaaaaagtgtaattttcccttcctcattGTGTACATTCTACATTGTGTAAATTCCTTCACACGTATTTATGCTCAGAAAATGACGCACAAAATAATGTGAGGAAACCACTGCCATTCTATCCCACTCAcgtttaccctttttttttgtgtgtgtagatatatgcatgtatgtacatgggTATACCTTTGTTCCTAGAGACGCCACACacgaatttaaaaaaagtcacgtggaaaataaattcccTACAAAATAGAGGCACCTAGAACGGATCcaccattttgtaaaacaGAGGGGGAGCTTCTGCGTGTTGCATTTCTTCAGCGCTCTATCGTTCAGCAAGACTGAACAACCCCTCTACTTCCACGTGTTAAGTAAAGAGAAGACATTTTTCCTTGGATAGGAAGAGTGGGAATCGCTTCAAGGGACACACACATTCAAAGGATTGAGAGCATCCATTCACTTACCTCACGCATCTACGTACATGCGTGCGTCTGCATGAGTATACTTTTTGTTCTCCCAACCTGCTGAGCCCACAATGGAGAGCAACGGAACCGTCCAGGAGATCCccgaaaagaggaaaaagcgaaaaatcCCTAACCTGGAAGGGCCCAATTTTGGCAGCGCCAATGTGGGTGCCAATTCTAGTGCTGCTAACCAACCccgaaacagaaaaaaaattatcaagcTGAAAAATAGCAAGATAGAGGACCTGTTCGTTATAAGAAACTTCCTCCCCATATGTGAAGAATTTCTCGTAAAACATTATGagaatatattttctaaCTTGCTGCGAAAGGAGGATGAGGAAGAGAATAAGACAAACGGAGAGGGAAATTCCTTACATGCCATTACGAAGGGGGAAGTCGAACAAGATGAATCCGAAGTAGACGGGAAGGCAGTTCAGCTGAAACAAAGCGGTGATCATAATGGGGGAGGGATAAAGCAGGAGGAATGCGTCAGGAGaaagatgaaaaggaagaagagaagcaAAAGTGTAGACCACTTAGAAACGGGCAGCGAAAGTGTAGACGACTTGGGTGATATACCCACGGTGGACAGTGAAGAGTGGTCTTCCACAGATGGGTCCGCGCCGAACAGATCACACTCCAATCATGCCCGAAGCAACCTCTACAGAAAGTACGTTCGACACACCAAGCAGTGCCTCCGAGAAATGGACCTGCCCTTTGACAGAGCAGTCCTCCTGAACATAGTAGACAAAAAAGACAACACAagcaaaataatgaaaatagtaaataaaaaaaaagtaattagTGCATTTGGAGACACATGGGAGTTCATGATTGAGCACATCCTGTCTCTAAAGGAACACAAGAATCTCATGAAGATATACGATATATACGACGacgataaaaatttttatatgatCATGGAAAAGCTACATGGGAAGGAgctgttcaattttttggtTTACAAAAAGCAAGTCAAGGAAAGTGTGTGCAAGTATATAATTAGCCAAATATTGCAAGCTGTCAATTATCTGCACTACCATAATATTATCCACAGGGATATAAAACCGGAGAACCTTATgtttagaaataaaaaaaggaaggacaaaACGTATGAGTATAATTATGAGCTAGTTCTAATCGACTTTGATACGTGTCAGTTTGTTTATCCTCCCAGGTTGGGTGGATTTCCTCGTTTTTATTACTCCCCTGGAAGTACCAACCTACGGAGGAGCGCTTCTCCATCCTCCAGTACTACAAATGGCATACAGACAGATTGCTCCAAGTTGTGCAAACACAgagatgtaaaaaaaatggaacagaagaagggaacTTCCACTGGGGAAATTCGCAAGCGCTGCTCCAAGCGTTTCTGTGAGAAAagcacaaatggaagaagcacaCATGAACGAAGCACACATGAACGAAGCACACATGAACGAAACGGTACACCTAACCTGTGCCACCACTCCGGACGGAAAGAACCACGAACCAAATCCTCCTCAGGGAAGAAACACATGAAGCTTGTAGGCACCTACGGATACATCGCCCCGGAAATAATTAAAGGACATAATTACTCCATCCTATCAGACATGTGGTCCATAGGAATTATTTTCTACATCCTCATGACGGGCATTACCCCCTTGCCCATGTGTCTCATGGTGAACTATAAAAACACAAAAGATATTAtcctaaagaaggaaaaaaaaggcattaaTTTTAGCCTTCTCTCCTTTAATAGCTACCCATTGGCAAGAGATCTATGTGAGAAGCTATTACAGTTCAACCCCGCTGAGCGTATGCCAAACTCGGTGATTGCATCGCACCATCCCTGGTTAAGATACTTCAATATGATCGGAAGAAACGTCCACCTCTGTGCATCTGGGAGGGAGTATCTATCACCATCTCAACTCAGTCAGAACCTGCTGCATGGCGTACCTTACGTGAAGAATAAAAGACCTCGCTATGAAGACAGGAACTGCCATGTCATCCTTCCATACCACATACACGAACAAGTGTaccagaagaaaaatttacccccttttttgtctcCCTCCAATGAGCAAAAATACTACTACCTCATCAACCAGGGGGTAAGAAATTACTACGAGGTGGGAAATGACATCCTCCCACATCCAGGATTGTCTACCTCTTTGGAGAGGTTCCCATATCTGCGAGGGGGTAACCTCAGAGACGACACGCCACCTGCTTATAACGAGAAGGTCATTGATATGGCGTACTCCGTAGAAAACGACGTTGAGGGGAAAACGCAACCGGTGAATTATTACCAGGACGGGGACAGCAAACACCCCCCGAGGATATCCCACCAATTTGCCAGGAGGCACAATGACGGTGAGGGTGAGGGAATGGCACCCCTTCGACACGCACAAAAGATGACAAGGGGAGATTGTGACGATGAGGACAACCATATGGAGGGTGATGAAAAAGCGGAAAGTGCACAAAGGAGAAGACCTTTTCGCAGAAAAACgggaaatattttaacaaACTTAAAGGGGAAAGTCAATGGTGCGACTCTCCCCCAGAGTGAGAATGCCAACCATGGTGGCGCCCACCCATATATTCCTACACAACAAGATTTGTGCAGTAGTGATAACCACCCTCTTGGTGGAAGTTTTGATCCCATTTCCGTCCGCCCAGACGGCAACAACTTTGTAGACCTGTTCGAACATTtagtcgaaaaaaaaaaaagaaaattcaccATGAGAGGGAAGCCACTCGATAACCTCCCTCCAATTGAAAATCCCTTTCCCATGTACTACATACCGAATGAAGAACCAATGAATCGAACCAGCGAGGAGGTAGACAGATTTCCCAAACGAAAGGAACACACCACCAGcatggaacagaaaaatgtggaatACATACGAACGAAAAATATGtcagaaatattttcctctccCCCCATGTGCATAATCCCGCAGAATGATCCTATGAAAATGACTCACATTGACCATGGGTATAAAAGGGCATATGATTTTCCTCCACGTAGACACGTTCACCTACCAAATGGTCACCTCGCCCCTTCACACAAAGGAGGGAAACCCAATGTAATACTCCTTCCACAGCCGCtgcctccttctcttctccCCTTGGTATACCACCACTccaatgaaggaagaaacaacacTCTGTTGAATGATAAGGCACACCTAACAAACAGCAGTGAAGACATCGTTGGCGTGATCAGCAGCGATAGACAGTCTAACACGTCTTATGCGAATGTGGTGGCCAATGCATATGACCCTTGCCAAGTGACTAACCTGTACGAGATCTCCAACAGTTTGAATGAACCACAGGAGGGACACAAAAATGGTATCCACAGTCAGCACGACGAGCTTAACACCAATTTGGCAGGAATCACCACCAGAAGCAAGATCCCCCAGAAGGGTACCAGCAGGAAGATCCCCCAGAATGACACCAAAAGTAAGATCATCCAAAACGGCACCAGCAGTAAGATCACCCAGAATGGCACCAGAAGTATGTTCCAACAAAATCGTAACATGCCACCCATATATGTCAACTATCGCAGGGCCTACAAAAATAACATCGAAATGGTTCCCTCCATGTTCAGAGAAAATTAGCTGCATTTTTGAAGATGGCTTTAAATTGGCTAGTCATAGTAACCTTTTCGACAGTAGCAACGCACATAGGCTACTTCACAGATGGGTGATTCTAAATTGAAATCGATCCGAACAACACTAGGAATAACTAACGATTGGCCGATTGTCCTTTAGGCAGGGCTCCCCCCGTTTTTCCATTACGAATGTCTTGTAGGAAGGGGTGCGGAGTTTCTACCACTTGGTTGTTGAGCGCAACCAGGGAGGAGAGGTGACGCGATGGAGAGGACATACGAAACCAAACCGAACCAAACCGGATGCCACATTTATGAACAGAAGTGTCTACCCATCGGGGCGGGGGCAGAAACAAACACGGGTGTGTTATCAAGCAGTGGAAAGACACTCCCCGAGGGGCAGGCTTTGTTTCTTCTGCGCTTTTCCAGGATGTGCTCTCCTCTGTGTTTCCGTCCCCTGTTACTCACCACCCTGCGGAGCGATGGCACCTGAGGGGGACAGTCACGTGCAGCTATTTCTCCCCTTGTTGCGAACAGATGATCAATTGCATGTCAGCAATGTCACCCTAggtcatttattttactttatttttttactttattttattttttgtgggGTGCCTCAAACGTTCTTACCGCAGTAGGAAGCGAATTGTCCattgttgtttttttatttttcccattttattttttgtctttAAGGGTCCACCCCAGCTGCATGCCGGCCCTGCTTTAATTGCGCGTCCGTCTCacgcttccccctttgtccCGCGTATTCTTACCCATCCGGACGACATAGATGTGTATACATACCTAGGCAAGTAGATAACTTTGCCTGCTCCCACCTCACTACACTTGTGTGATTGAACTTGCATGCCAAGTGCGCATCCCCCTCATAATGGGTTGTTTTACATTCAGAACGAGTTAACACCAGCCTATCGGCAGCATGGTTACTTCGCCTTTGTGTCGTTTTTTCGACGTTGTGTCTATGAGTATGTGTTGGGTAAATCAAAGAGCTACACCTTACATgtgaaaatgtgcacaccGGAGCGCCTCCCCCAAATGGTTCTTCTTaacccttccccctttagtACCACCGCCTGTGTTGGCAGCACACGTACGGGTACTTACATACACTAGTAGGTACGCCCTCGCTCGCTTGCTGCTTTTCTCCCCGCTTTGcgcactttttccttttttacctcaAAATTTCCTACCCCGTTGGATTTCCACCCGAGCGTTCTCCCATTGTGTGACCGTGGTCCTACAGCATGACAACCCCCTACCGTTTCACTTTCACTATTCAACCTTTCTTCGATTCATTTTATGGAAGATCGTtttatcttccttcccctcttccCATTTACAGGAGGGTGACAAAATTCGATATGCTCCTTGTACTTAACCGTTTGGCACTTTTTCGAGagtgacaattttttttcttctttttttaatttctcctcctttcttttacgtttttccctttctcctACTTTATACACTTTCCACCACGCAggattttttcaaatgggaGCTACAAGCATCCCCACTATCGAGGTTACACAGGTATGCCTTCGGAGGAGGGGCACCTAATTGGGTGTGCTTGTTCCCTTCGTAGGGCTCCCTACCGTGTggcaaaaaattaacatagTTAGGTTAtcctcccccatttggggggaacTACAAATGGAAGATATCCGTAACCCCCATTATGCATGTTTACTCAGTTCCCCTCTCCccgcgaaaaaaaacaaaaatcaTGCgaggatgtttttttctcatgaTTCACATTGTAACTCCTTTActgttacaaaaatttgagTAGACAATGTGGATCGAATTGGTGATGTATTCCTGCGATCCTGTCACAGAATgggttaaaggaaaaaagggctCCACACAAAATTCACACACCGACGAGTGACAACATTTTGTGTCATTCCTAATCGAAGGGGTTCCTTCCTGTCAGTGCAGAAATGAGCTTGGTTCCCTCggaataattcttttttccgttgCGCAACCGAGCGGCAATATGCATGGATGACTTTGCCAAGTCTACAACCGAAAAGGTGT
Coding sequences within:
- a CDS encoding CAMK protein kinase — encoded protein: MESNGTVQEIPEKRKKRKIPNLEGPNFGSANVGANSSAANQPRNRKKIIKLKNSKIEDLFVIRNFLPICEEFLVKHYENIFSNLLRKEDEEENKTNGEGNSLHAITKGEVEQDESEVDGKAVQLKQSGDHNGGGIKQEECVRRKMKRKKRSKSVDHLETGSESVDDLGDIPTVDSEEWSSTDGSAPNRSHSNHARSNLYRKYVRHTKQCLREMDLPFDRAVLLNIVDKKDNTSKIMKIVNKKKVISAFGDTWEFMIEHILSLKEHKNLMKIYDIYDDDKNFYMIMEKLHGKELFNFLVYKKQVKESVCKYIISQILQAVNYLHYHNIIHRDIKPENLMFRNKKRKDKTYEYNYELVLIDFDTCQFVYPPRLGGFPRFYYSPGSTNLRRSASPSSSTTNGIQTDCSKLCKHRDVKKMEQKKGTSTGEIRKRCSKRFCEKSTNGRSTHERSTHERSTHERNGTPNLCHHSGRKEPRTKSSSGKKHMKLVGTYGYIAPEIIKGHNYSILSDMWSIGIIFYILMTGITPLPMCLMVNYKNTKDIILKKEKKGINFSLLSFNSYPLARDLCEKLLQFNPAERMPNSVIASHHPWLRYFNMIGRNVHLCASGREYLSPSQLSQNLLHGVPYVKNKRPRYEDRNCHVILPYHIHEQVYQKKNLPPFLSPSNEQKYYYLINQGVRNYYEVGNDILPHPGLSTSLERFPYLRGGNLRDDTPPAYNEKVIDMAYSVENDVEGKTQPVNYYQDGDSKHPPRISHQFARRHNDGEGEGMAPLRHAQKMTRGDCDDEDNHMEGDEKAESAQRRRPFRRKTGNILTNLKGKVNGATLPQSENANHGGAHPYIPTQQDLCSSDNHPLGGSFDPISVRPDGNNFVDLFEHLVEKKKRKFTMRGKPLDNLPPIENPFPMYYIPNEEPMNRTSEEVDRFPKRKEHTTSMEQKNVEYIRTKNMSEIFSSPPMCIIPQNDPMKMTHIDHGYKRAYDFPPRRHVHLPNGHLAPSHKGGKPNVILLPQPLPPSLLPLVYHHSNEGRNNTLLNDKAHLTNSSEDIVGVISSDRQSNTSYANVVANAYDPCQVTNLYEISNSLNEPQEGHKNGIHSQHDELNTNLAGITTRSKIPQKGTSRKIPQNDTKSKIIQNGTSSKITQNGTRSMFQQNRNMPPIYVNYRRAYKNNIEMVPSMFREN